A single window of Malus sylvestris chromosome 5, drMalSylv7.2, whole genome shotgun sequence DNA harbors:
- the LOC126621091 gene encoding zinc finger CCCH domain-containing protein 5-like: protein MAHLFCILTKFNIAIGQLPLSILVSADEYNSSGFILLPSFQYTDEEVERCYEEFYEDVHMEFLKFGEIISFKVCRNGAFHLRGNVYIHYKSMDSAVVAYQSVNGRYFAGKQISCEFINATRWKVAICGEYMKSRYKTCSRGTACNFIHCFRNPGGYYEWADSDRPPPKFWARKMVALFGYSDADDKPMVEENFGQRRNSSKKSLGDSERYGLRRSRSRGRDSDSGRRCDNENYVLEGTCRQKHTGDEDLCDESKNLRDYNPRRSRKWDTESGGELLEREIDRDTHRGHTRRSPRQQNRDHKNKTYETESDGDLSQRNRIAQHGTRKSSSQQRKVEFPDEYRDRENKNHEVNWDWSDRDRNKDAAYHDNGRHSGQKRKVRCRGDHKDIKNRADDTDGERSDSNMKGDEHHSRRKSLGPSSHSSKACKFSNHRERTTMSCSTDLSDDLLENDAERPPSHAGKRSKRLDEVSYISDDDKVPTLDLKHRADHLSIEMREADSLVENLKSGGTHESSSVGLDDIRCNSDVLTDKEDRWEPENSSVENEIYHTCKRKAGS from the exons ATGGCTCACCTGTTTTGTATCTTGACAAAATTTAATATTGCGATAGGCCAGTTGCCTCTTTCTATTTTAGTATCTGCTGATGAGTATAATTCTTCAGGTTTCATATTGCTTCCCTCTTTTCAGTATACTGATGAGGAGGTTGAGCGCTGCTATGAAGAATTTTATGAGGATGTGCATATGgaattcttgaagtttggagaAATTATAAGTTTCAAG GTTTGCAGAAATGGTGCATTCCACTTGCGGGGAAACGTGTACATACACTACAAATCAATGGATTCAGCTGTTGTTGCTTATCAATCTGTCAATGGCCGCTACTTTGCTGGGAAACAG ATAAGTTGTGAATTTATTAATGCGACCAGATGGAAGGTTGCCATATGCGGGGAATATATGAAGTCGAGGTACAAG ACATGTTCCCGTGGTACAGCTTGCAATTTTATCCACTGTTTCCGCAATCCTGGTGGATACTATGAATGGGCTGATAGTGATAGACCACCCCCAAAATTTTGGGCGAGAAAAATGGTTGCTTTATTTGGTTATTCTGATGCAG atGATAAACCAATGGTAGAAGAAAATTTTGGACAGCGGAGGAACTCTAGCAAGAAGTCATTGGGAGATTCTGAAAG GTACGGCTTGCGAAGATCTAGGTCTAGAGGGAGGGACAGTGATTCTGGTAGAAGATGTGACAATGAAAATTATGTTCTAGAGGGAACATGCCGTCAGAAGCATACAGGTGATGAGGATCTATGTGATGAGAGCAAGAACTTAAGAGACTACAACCCTAGGAGGAGCAGAAAGTGGGATACTGAATCTGGTGGAGAATTGTTGGAAAGGGAAATAGATAGAGACACACACCGTGGACATACTAGGCGTAGCCCAAGACAGCAAAACAGGGATCATAAGAACAAAACCTATGAAACTGAATCTGATGGGGATTTGTCGCAACGGAACAGAATAGCACAGCATGGTACCAGGAAAAGCTCAAGCCAACAGCGGAAAGTAGAATTCCCGGATGAATATAGGGATCGGGAGAACAAAAATCATGAAGTGAATTGGGACTGGTCAGATAGGGACAGAAACAAAGATGCTGCATACCATGACAATGGTAGACATTCTGGGCAAAAGAGGAAGGTGAGATGTCGGGGTGATCATAAGGACATCAAGAACAGAGCTGATGATACTGATGGAGAGCGGTCAGACAGCAACATGAAAGGTGATGAGCATCACAGTAGGAGGAAAAGCCTGGGACCCTCGTCGCACTCCAGCAAAGCTTGTAAATTCTCAAATCACAGGGAAAGAACCACCATGTCCTGTAGTACTGACTTAAGTGATGATCTGTTAGAAAACGATGCAGAAAGGCCCCCTAGTCATGCTGGGAAACGATCAAAACGCTTGGATGAAGTATCATATATTTCAGATGATGATAAAGTCCCAACACTAGATTTGAAACATAGGGCTGATCATTTGAGCATAGAGATGAGGGAAGCTGATTCTCtagttgaaaatttgaaatcaggTGGAACCCATGAGTCCAGCAGTGTGGGTCTAGATGATATAAGATGCAACTCTGATGTACTCACGGACAAAGAGGATCGCTGGGAACCCGAAAATAGTTCCGTTGAGAATGAGATATACCATACGTGTAAAAGAAAGGCTGGAAGTTGA
- the LOC126621071 gene encoding G-type lectin S-receptor-like serine/threonine-protein kinase At1g11410, with protein MHFVKGLLNVLILQLLLLQLCSSLDTIKFDQPIGDGDFLVSKNDTFVLGFFSPKISTNRYVGIWYKFSEDMVVWVANRDNPINGSSGVLSIGFDGNLVLQANTSQGLVPLWSTNVSISLASNDNIFAQILDSGSLVLAKQGSQDVFWQSTDHPTNILLSKMKIGLDRRSGINRFLTCWNSDNDPGMGNVSLRMDLNGSPQLILYKNEAKWWRSGQWDGIQWGGIPAVHRSDVFKINFVNNKDEAAVQWTVLDPSIYSLNKIDGSGTLNHLVWQEQQKRWVLLWSAPLDACDSYGKCGKFGNCNPTNIGFNCTCYPGYEPISPKDWDLKDGSGGCKRRQGLRSMCRNGEGFVKMENVKVPDTSSIKLESNLSLEACKEECLKNCSCLAYASADVRNGGTGCMTWYTDLMDTKQFTEGGQDLYIRADAVVLAQYKNKSGGGYFSGRRRLAIILVVSISVASLLILAVLCWFRKRSRKGRGGQPKFLNDPTASGSRSYEDLPIKNEVDEHKGETDLPFFDLTTVVAATENFSFANMLGHGGFGTVYKGCLADGQDIAVKRLSRNSGQGVDEFKNEVMLIAKLQHRNLVRLLGCCIHQEERMLIYEYMPNRSLDLCIFDKNRKSSLDWRKRFQIIIGIARGVLYLHQDSRLKIIHRDLKASNVLLDGSMNPKISDFGMARMFGDDQIEANTNRVVGTYGYMSPEYAMDGLYSTKSDVFSFGVLALEIISGRKNSFQFENSSLNLVGIIWDLWTEGKVLDIVDSSLNQSYSTHEVMRCIQIGLLCVQEYATDRPTMLDVVFMLGNETNLPHPKKAAFSFKNRGPDSSKSRGASSVNDITVTVIEAR; from the exons ATGCATTTTGTGAAAGGTCTGCTAAATGTTTTGATTCTTCAGCTCCTCCTTCTCCAGCTCTGCTCTTCCTTGGACACCATAAAATTTGATCAACCCATCGGAGACGGTGATTTCTTGGTGTCCAAGAATGACACCTTTGTCCTGGGATTCTTTAGTCCCAAAATATCGACCAACCGCTATGTCGGAATTTGGTACAAGTTTTCGGAAGACATGGTTGTGTGGGTAGCCAACAGGGATAATCCCATCAATGGCAGCTCAGGAGTTCTCTCAATAGGTTTTGATGGAAACCTAGTGCTGCAAGCCAATACCAGCCAAGGCCTTGTTCCTCTGTGGTCAACAAATGTTTCGATATCATTAGCGAGCAACGATAATATTTTTGCGCAAATTCTTGATTCGGGAAGCCTTGTTTTGGCTAAACAAGGCAGCCAGGATGTTTTTTGGCAGAGCACTGATCACCCTACAAATATTCTTCTTTCGAAAATGAAAATCGGGTTGGACAGAAGAAGTGGCATAAACCGGTTCCTCACGTGTTGGAACTCGGACAACGATCCTGGGATGGGGAACGTTTCATTGAGAATGGACCTGAATGGATCGCCACAGTTGATCTTGTACAAGAATGAGGCTAAGTGGTGGAGGTCAGGACAGTGGGACGGGATTCAATGGGGGGGCATACCTGCTGTGCACCGGAGCGATGTGTTTAAGATCAATTTTGTGAACAACAAAGATGAAGCTGCTGTGCAGTGGACTGTTCTTGACCCTTCGATTTACTCATTGAACAAAATAGACGGGTCGGGAACACTCAACCACCTAGTATGGCAAGAGCAGCAAAAGCGGTGGGTTTTGCTTTGGTCGGCGCCATTGGATGCCTGTGACAGCTATGGCAAGTGTGGTAAATTCGGCAATTGCAATCCTACTAACATTGGATTCAACTGCACATGCTACCCCGGATATGAACCAATATCACCAAAGGATTGGGATTTGAAAGACGGGAGTGGCGGGTGCAAGAGGCGGCAGGGCTTGCGGTCCATGTGTAGGAACGGCGAGGGGTTTGTGAAGATGGAAAATGTAAAGGTTCCAGACACGTCCTCTATAAAACTGGAGAGTAATTTGAGCTTAGAAGCGTGCAAGGAGGAGTGCTTGAAGAACTGCTCATGCTTGGCATATGCAAGTGCAGATGTGAGGAATGGAGGGACTGGATGCATGACATGGTATACAGATTTGATGGATACTAAGCAGTTCACAGAAGGCGGGCAAGATTTGTATATTCGCGCAGATGCAGTAGTTTTAG ctCAGTATAAAAACAAGTCAGGAGGAGGGTATTTTTCCGGGAGAAGGCGACTGGCTATTATATTGGTAGTGTCAATTTCTGTCGCCTCATTGCTCATCCTCGCAGTTCTATGTTGGTTCAGGAAAAGGAGCAGGAAAG GGAGAGGAGGACAACCCAAATTTCTGAATGATCCCACTGCTTCTGGTTCACGAAGCTATGAAGATTTGCCAATAAAAAATGAGGTTGATGAACACAAAGGAGAGACAGATTTACCTTTTTTCGATTTAACCACTGTGGTTGCAGCCACAGAAAACTTCTCTTTTGCTAACATGCTTGGACATGGCGGCTTCGGCACGGTATATAAG GGATGTCTAGCTGATGGACAGGACATAGCTGTCAAAAGATTATCTAGAAATTCAGGACAAGGCGTAGatgaattcaagaatgaagtaaTGCTTATAGCAAAGCTTCAGCATAGAAATCTTGTGAGACTTTTGGGTTGCTGCATACATCAAGAAGAGAGGATGCTAATCTATGAATACATGCCGAATCGCAGCTTGGACTTATGCATTTTTG ATAAAAACAGAAAGTCATCGTTAGATTGGAGAAAGCGGTTTCAAATTATCATTGGGATTGCTCGAGGCGTCctatatcttcatcaagattcaAGACTAAAAATAATCCACAGGGATTTGAAGGCAAGCAATGTTTTACTGGATGGTTCGATGAACCCAAAAATATCAGATTTTGGCATGGCAAGAATGTTCGGGGATGATCAAATTGAAGCAAACACGAACAGAGTTGTTGGCACCTA TGGTTACATGTCACCAGAGTATGCTATGGATGGGCTATATTCCACAAAATCCGATGTGTTTAGCTTCGGAGTCTTGGCACTAGAGATCATTAGCGGCAGGAAGAACAGTTTCCAATTCGAAAACTCCTCTCTGAATTTGGTTGGAATT ATATGGGACTTGTGGACAGAGGGAAAAGTCTTGGACATAGTTGATTCATCACTGAACCAGTCGTATTCGACTCATGAAGTTATGAGATGCATTCAAATTGGGCTCTTGTGCGTGCAAGAATATGCAACAGACCGGCCAACCATGCTAGATGTTGTGTTCATGCTGGGGAATGAAACGAATCTTCCACATCCGAAAAAGGCAGCGTTTAGCTTCAAAAACAGAGGTCCGGACTCTTCAAAGTCTAGAGGAGCTTCCTCTGTAAATGATATAACAGTAACAGTTATTGAAGCTCGTTGA
- the LOC126621089 gene encoding uncharacterized protein LOC126621089: MKNDMTAAVVAKNLLTPKDNRLLSKRSDELAIKDSLALSVQCAGSVSNMAQRLFARTRQVESLAAEVMSLKQEIRGLKHENKQLHRLAYDYATNMKRKLDQMKESDGQVLLDHQRFVGLFQMHLLPSSSGAVPRNEAPNDQPLMLPPSRVLSSIEASNDPPPVPSLSGALPTAETSPKQPL, from the coding sequence atgaagaatgatatgaccgctgcggtagtggccaagaaccttctcactcccaaagataacagactactttccaaacggtctgatgagttggctattaaggattccctggctctcagtgttcagtgtgcaggttctgtgtcaaatatggcccaacgcctatttgctcgaacccgccaagttgaatcattggcggctgaagtgatgagtctcaaacaggagattagagggctcaagcatgagaataaacagttgcaccggctcgcatatgactatgctacaaacatgaagaggaagcttgaccagatgaaggaatctgatggtcaggttttacttgatcatcagagatttgtgggtttgttccaaatgcatttattgccttcgtcttctggggctgtaccgcgtaatgaagctccaaatgatcaacctctgatgcttcctccttctagggttttgtccagtattGAGGCttcgaatgatccccctccggtgccttctctttctggggctctaccgactgctgagacttctcctaagcaacctttgtga